From a single Oreochromis niloticus isolate F11D_XX linkage group LG3, O_niloticus_UMD_NMBU, whole genome shotgun sequence genomic region:
- the LOC102078616 gene encoding uncharacterized protein LOC102078616, with amino-acid sequence MPYLSVFSLIMSVFILVLCMLLCTGQAQDAVLTIEPNSFSFFIGESVTFICDMNEGEDTDWYYKITKDGQKFTPYSTHKDSTLQMTYTGDGGEYQCSGSWKRAYYTKNSNTVSITVLADQPKAQITSDMRDIPVGGSVTLTCSVNPSSWMLSPRQMAESVSHRKDSTGAEEEEETQVTTQRTGNKFTLTQLFKGPANDQTLNQDEDQQQVYSSLLHGDRCVYETVRRCENTENGPAEGDYTNVTSVIQLKVINKTSECTKWQRGDPEESSDYNNVNPNSATALKS; translated from the exons atgccATATTTGAGTGTCTTCAGTTTGATAATGTCTGTCTTTATTTTAGTGCTCTGCATGCTTCTCTGCACTGGGCAAGCTCAAG ATGCTGTGCTAACTATTGAACCCAACTCATTCAGTTTTTTCATTGGAGAGTCCGTTACTTTCATATGTGACATGAATGAAGGAGAAGATACTGACTGGTATTACAAAATCACCAAGGATGGTCAAAAATTTACCCCCTACAGCACACACAAAGACTCCACATTACAAATGACATATACAGGTGACGGTGGTGAATATCAGTGCTCTGGCAGCTGGAAGCGCGCATATTATACAAAGAACAGTAATACTGTCTCTATAACTGTATTAG CAGATCAACCAAAGGCTCAAATAACGTCTGATATGAGAGACattccagtagggggcagtgtgaccctgacctgctctgtgaacccatcatca TGGATGTTGTCTCCCCGTCAAATGGCCGAATCAGTGTCTCACAGGAAGGACTCTacaggtgcagaggaggaagaggaaacccaggttactacacagaggacaggcAACAAGTTCACGTTAACACAActg TTCAAAG GTCCTGCTAACGACCAGACGCTCAATCAGGATGAAGATCAGCAGCAAGTGTACTCCTCTCTTCTTCATG gtgatcGTTGTGTCTATGAGACAGTCAGAAgatgtgaaaacactgaaaatg GTCCAGCAGAAGGTGATTACACCAATGTCACATCTGTGATTCAGCTCAAAGTCATTAACAAGACAAGTGAGTGCACAAAAT GGCAACGTGGTGACCCAGAGGAGAGCTCTGACTACAATAATGTCAATCCAAATTCAGCCACAGCTCTAAAATCTTGA